A part of Canis lupus familiaris isolate Mischka breed German Shepherd chromosome 4, alternate assembly UU_Cfam_GSD_1.0, whole genome shotgun sequence genomic DNA contains:
- the LOC489131 gene encoding programmed cell death protein 6-like, with translation MAAYSYLPGPGAGPAGGAALPDQSFLWNVFQRVDKDRSGVISGNELQQALSNGTWTPFNPVTVCSIISMFDRENKAGVNFSEFTGVWKYITDWQNVFHTYDRDNSGMIDKNELKQALSGFGYRLSDQFHDILIHKFDRQGWGKIAFDDFI, from the coding sequence ATGGCTGCCTACTCATACCtcccggggcccggggctggcCCAGCTGGAGGCGCGGCGCTGCCGGACCAGAGCTTCTTGTGGAACGTTTTCCAGAGGGTTGATAAAGACAGGAGCGGGGTGATATCGGGCAACGAGCTTCAGCAAGCACTCTCCAATGGCACATGGACTCCATTTAATCCAGTGACTGTCTGCTCCATCATATCTATGTTTGACCGAGAGAATAAGGCTGGCGTGAACTTTAGTGAGTTCACTGGCGTCTGGAAGTACATCACAGATTGGCAGAATGTCTTCCACACCTACGACAGGGACAACTCTGGGATGATCGACAAGAACGAGCTCAAGCAAGCACTCTCAGGTTTTGGGTACCGGCTCTCTGACCAGTTTCATGACATCCTCATTCACAAGTTTGACAGACAAGGATGGGGGAAGATTGCATTTGATGACTTCATCTAG